One window of the Nocardioides jiangxiensis genome contains the following:
- a CDS encoding DUF5998 family protein: protein MATSSLKRAIERTGYYPEVVFDGVATALAGEEIVDFHVHHEPTIEHDEVRRHITVVVLTPSRLILAHTDEHGGDDLLPQPYTSTSTEAIALSSVKSVVVTRMVTNPDRGAQPAAEAVLTIGWGGVGRIDLEPAGCSDPNCDADHGYTGVLASDDFSLRVSAAAEGQDEVDRLLAFAASLSAHTQG from the coding sequence ATGGCAACGAGCAGCTTGAAGCGCGCGATCGAGCGCACGGGGTACTACCCCGAGGTGGTCTTCGACGGCGTGGCGACCGCGCTGGCCGGCGAGGAGATCGTGGACTTCCACGTCCACCACGAGCCGACGATCGAGCACGACGAGGTACGCCGCCACATCACCGTGGTCGTCCTGACCCCGAGCCGGCTGATCCTGGCCCACACCGACGAGCACGGGGGTGACGACCTGCTGCCGCAGCCGTACACCTCCACCAGTACCGAGGCCATCGCCCTGTCGAGCGTGAAGTCCGTCGTCGTCACCCGCATGGTCACCAACCCGGACCGTGGCGCACAGCCGGCTGCCGAGGCCGTGCTCACCATCGGCTGGGGCGGCGTCGGACGCATCGACCTCGAGCCCGCGGGCTGCAGCGACCCCAACTGCGACGCCGACCACGGCTACACCGGCGTGCTCGCCTCCGACGACTTCTCCCTCCGCGTCAGTGCAGCAGCGGAGGGGCAGGACGAGGTCGACCGGCTGCTGGCCTTCGCGGCCTCTCTGAGCGCGCACACCCAGGGATGA